The following proteins come from a genomic window of Aspergillus luchuensis IFO 4308 DNA, chromosome 3, nearly complete sequence:
- a CDS encoding GPI anchored serine-rich protein (COG:S;~EggNog:ENOG410PXNI;~SECRETED:SignalP(1-17)), with the protein MRFSAATVALFASLVAAIPQDVETVYSTEDVTVVSCAPTVTNCPGTLHATSTPEAVAAATTGGAEGVSPVGVTSAVPEAPSATPAAGSSPAGGAGAGVVPSGAAPSGAAPSAVPSGAAAVGGGAGTTAAPQVTVIPVTTCVPTVIMSTSTIGGGSGAGAYGSGYPSGKPAKSSSPVIPSGAGAYGSGYPSGSATPSPSSALYTGAASSVNGNGFAFAGAAAAAAFFLA; encoded by the exons ATGCGTTTCTCTGCTGCCACCGTCGCTCTCTTCGCCAGCCTTGTTGCTGCCATCCCCCAGGATGTCGAGACTGTCTACTCCACTGAGGACGTGACCGTCGTCTCCTGCGCTCCCACCGTCACCAACTGCCCCGGTACCCTGCacgccacctccacccccgagGCCGTCGCTGCTGCCACCACTGGCGGTGCTGAGGGTGTCTCCCCCGTTGGTGTCACCAGCGCTGTCCCTGAGGCTCCCTCCGCCACCCCCGCTGCCGGCAGCTCccctgctggtggtgctggtgctggtgttgttcCCTCCGGTGCTGCTCCCTCTGGTGCTGCCCCCAGCGCTGTTCCctccggtgctgctgccgtcGGTGGTGGCGCTGGCACCACTGCTGCTCCCCAGGTCACCGTTATCCCCGTGACCACCTGCGTCCCCACCGTCATCATGTCCACTAGCACCATCGGTGGTGGCTCCGGTGCCGGTGCCTACGGCTCTGGCTACCCCAGCGGCAAGCCCGCCAAGTCTTCCTCCCCTGTCATCCCTAGCGGTGCTGGTGCCTACGGCTCTGGCTACCCTAGCGGCAGTGCTAC cccctctccctcttctgctCTCTACACCGGTGCCGCCAGCTCCGTCAACGGCAACGGCTTCGCTTTCGCtggtgccgccgccgccgccgctttCTTCCTGGCTTAG